One region of Faecalibacter bovis genomic DNA includes:
- a CDS encoding NAD-dependent epimerase/dehydratase family protein — METETILITGALGQIGSELAEKLKTIHGKENVIISDIRDPKDVNYDGIYEVIDVLDTNRIKEVISKHNVKTVYHLAALLSGTAEKNPMFGWKLNMDTLLTFLELAKDKVIDKIFWPSSIGVFGPDTPKDNTPQNTVQTPSTVYGISKLAGEYWCKWYQQNHGVDVRSVRFPGLISWKTPAGGGTTDYAVDIYYKAIEEGKYTSFLQEGTYLPMLYMDDAIDAIIQLMTTDAEKLVEFKSYNLGGLSFAPEHLAEEIKKHIPSFEISYEPDFRQAIADSWPSSIDDTVAKQDWGYAPKFSTEKMTETMLDNLRVKLAVS, encoded by the coding sequence ATGGAAACCGAAACGATTTTAATTACAGGTGCATTAGGACAAATTGGTTCTGAATTGGCCGAAAAATTAAAAACTATACACGGAAAAGAGAATGTTATTATCTCTGACATCCGTGATCCTAAAGACGTTAACTATGATGGGATTTATGAAGTGATTGATGTTTTAGACACAAATCGTATCAAAGAAGTTATCTCAAAACATAATGTAAAAACTGTTTATCATTTAGCTGCTTTGCTTTCAGGAACTGCTGAAAAAAATCCAATGTTCGGATGGAAATTAAATATGGACACTTTATTAACGTTTTTAGAATTAGCGAAAGATAAAGTCATCGATAAAATTTTCTGGCCTTCATCTATCGGAGTTTTCGGTCCTGATACCCCAAAAGATAATACGCCTCAAAATACAGTTCAAACTCCTTCTACGGTATATGGAATATCAAAATTAGCTGGTGAATATTGGTGTAAATGGTACCAACAAAATCATGGTGTTGATGTGCGTTCTGTACGTTTCCCTGGATTAATTTCTTGGAAAACTCCTGCTGGTGGTGGAACTACTGATTATGCTGTTGATATCTATTACAAAGCTATCGAGGAAGGAAAATACACATCTTTCTTACAAGAAGGTACATATTTACCAATGTTATATATGGATGATGCTATTGATGCAATCATTCAATTAATGACAACTGATGCTGAAAAATTAGTAGAATTTAAATCTTATAACTTAGGAGGATTAAGTTTTGCTCCTGAGCATTTAGCAGAAGAAATTAAAAAACATATTCCAAGTTTTGAAATTTCTTATGAACCCGATTTCCGTCAAGCAATTGCAGATTCTTGGCCATCATCAATCGATGATACAGTTGCAAAACAAGATTGGGGATATGCTCCTAAATTCTCTACAGAGAAAATGACTGAAACAATGTTAGATAATTTACGTGTAAAATTAGCAGTTTCTTAA
- a CDS encoding M13 family metallopeptidase, whose translation MKKHLLVAAFACTSMLVNAQEKYQAINLDYMDTSVRPQDDFYSYVNGNWMKTAVIPSDRSRWGSFDELRENTDKVTLDLVKGLLKEYYKEGSDNQKITDLYRSYVNYDARNATGLSPIQKYLNQIDAIQNLNDLQAYLVEVTPIGRNPFYSFYISSDMKDSNANAVYLGGGSLGLGRTYYQVDDEKNRKTLLDYTDYVSQVSAYAGQKTRDLKGPGVVAFEKQIASYLKNNVESRDPEKRYNPIKVNELNSLVKNVDLQAYLAKFNVNVDQVIIGELKYFQNLDQILTQENLPIIKDYLKYQFVNSVAGSSTRELEDMNFEFFGKKLGGQQVQRSLDKRGLGFVNGVVGELVGKEYVKDNFPPEAKANAKELIDYLFKSFDKHINELEWMSADTKVKAIEKLNKFSVKIGYPDQWKDYSELVVKSPVNGGSLLENSLELRKFSFNEMMKDLGKPVDKSRWGMSPQTVNAYFRPSANEIVFPAAILQAPFYDYRADAAVNFGGIGAVIGHEISHGFDDSGAKYDGDGNLVNWWTAEDESKFKAASQALASQYDKYEPVPGVFVNGKFTLGENIGDLGGASVAFDGLQMYLKDKGTYGNIDGFTPQQRFFLSWATIWRTKATPAALENQVKTDPHSPGYYRSFGPLINIDAFYDAFGVKEGDKLYVPKKDRIKIW comes from the coding sequence ATGAAAAAACACTTACTTGTTGCTGCATTTGCATGTACATCAATGCTTGTAAACGCTCAAGAAAAGTACCAAGCGATCAACTTAGATTATATGGATACTTCTGTTCGTCCACAGGATGACTTTTATAGTTATGTAAACGGAAACTGGATGAAAACAGCAGTTATTCCTTCAGACCGTTCAAGATGGGGAAGTTTTGATGAGTTGCGTGAGAATACTGATAAAGTAACTTTAGATTTAGTAAAAGGTTTATTAAAAGAATACTACAAAGAAGGTTCTGATAATCAAAAAATTACAGATTTATACCGTTCTTACGTAAATTATGATGCACGTAATGCAACAGGATTATCACCAATCCAAAAGTATTTAAATCAAATTGATGCAATTCAAAATTTAAATGATTTACAAGCATATTTAGTTGAGGTTACACCAATTGGACGTAATCCATTTTACTCTTTCTATATCTCTTCTGATATGAAAGATTCTAATGCTAATGCTGTATATTTAGGAGGAGGTTCTTTAGGTTTAGGTCGTACTTACTACCAAGTAGATGACGAAAAAAATCGTAAAACATTATTAGATTATACAGATTACGTTTCTCAAGTTTCTGCTTATGCAGGTCAAAAAACACGTGATTTAAAAGGTCCAGGAGTTGTTGCTTTCGAAAAACAAATTGCTTCTTATTTAAAAAATAATGTAGAAAGCCGCGATCCAGAAAAACGTTACAATCCTATCAAGGTAAATGAATTAAATTCTTTAGTTAAGAATGTTGATTTACAAGCTTACTTAGCAAAATTTAATGTAAATGTTGATCAAGTAATTATTGGAGAATTAAAATATTTTCAAAATTTAGATCAAATCTTAACGCAAGAGAATTTACCTATCATTAAAGATTACTTAAAATACCAATTTGTAAATAGTGTTGCTGGTTCATCTACACGTGAATTAGAAGACATGAATTTTGAATTTTTCGGTAAAAAATTAGGTGGTCAACAAGTTCAACGTAGTTTAGACAAACGTGGTTTAGGTTTTGTTAATGGTGTAGTTGGTGAATTAGTAGGTAAGGAATATGTAAAAGATAATTTCCCACCAGAAGCTAAAGCTAACGCAAAAGAATTAATTGATTATTTATTCAAATCTTTTGACAAACACATTAACGAGTTAGAGTGGATGTCTGCTGATACAAAAGTAAAAGCGATTGAAAAATTAAATAAATTCTCAGTTAAAATTGGTTACCCAGATCAATGGAAAGATTATTCTGAGTTAGTTGTTAAATCGCCTGTAAATGGTGGTTCTTTATTAGAAAATAGTTTAGAATTACGTAAATTCTCTTTCAACGAAATGATGAAAGATTTAGGTAAACCAGTAGATAAATCTCGTTGGGGAATGTCTCCACAAACTGTTAATGCATATTTCCGCCCTTCAGCAAATGAAATTGTATTCCCAGCAGCAATTTTACAAGCGCCTTTCTACGATTACCGTGCAGACGCTGCAGTTAACTTTGGTGGAATTGGAGCAGTAATTGGACATGAAATTTCACACGGATTTGATGATTCTGGTGCAAAATACGATGGTGATGGTAATTTAGTAAACTGGTGGACAGCTGAAGATGAATCTAAATTTAAAGCAGCTTCACAGGCATTAGCTTCTCAATACGATAAATACGAACCAGTTCCTGGAGTTTTTGTAAATGGTAAATTTACATTAGGAGAAAATATCGGTGATTTAGGTGGTGCTTCTGTTGCATTTGACGGTTTACAAATGTATTTAAAAGATAAAGGTACTTATGGAAATATCGACGGATTTACTCCACAACAAAGATTCTTCTTATCTTGGGCAACAATTTGGAGAACAAAAGCTACGCCAGCAGCGTTAGAGAACCAAGTGAAAACTGATCCTCATTCTCCTGGTTATTACCGTTCTTTCGGACCATTAATTAATATTGATGCGTTTTATGATGCATTTGGTGTGAAAGAAGGAGATAAATTATACGTTCCGAAAAAGGATCGTATCAAAATTTGGTAA
- a CDS encoding rhodanese-like domain-containing protein, translated as MTTVEAIKSGNGTLIDVREPHELDMDGFVPNAINIPLGDVPHRVEEIKAMEQPIIVFCRSGNRSGNAAIFLQSQGLEDVYNGGGYQDVLDILGS; from the coding sequence ATGACAACAGTAGAAGCTATTAAAAGTGGAAACGGTACGTTAATCGATGTACGTGAACCACACGAATTAGATATGGACGGATTTGTTCCTAATGCAATCAATATTCCATTAGGTGATGTTCCTCATAGAGTAGAAGAGATTAAAGCAATGGAACAACCAATTATTGTTTTTTGTAGAAGTGGAAATCGTTCAGGAAATGCTGCGATATTTTTACAATCTCAAGGTTTAGAAGATGTATATAATGGAGGAGGATACCAAGATGTTTTAGACATATTAGGATCTTAA
- the rpsO gene encoding 30S ribosomal protein S15 gives MYLTSEVKSEIFAKHGKSAQDTGSAEGQIALFTYRINHLTGHLKKNRKDFNTERSLVLLVGKRKSLLDYLKKKDITRYRAIIAELGLRK, from the coding sequence ATGTACTTAACATCAGAAGTAAAAAGCGAAATTTTCGCTAAGCACGGGAAATCAGCACAAGATACAGGATCTGCTGAAGGACAAATCGCTTTATTCACTTACCGTATCAACCATTTAACTGGTCACTTAAAGAAAAACAGAAAAGATTTTAACACAGAAAGATCTTTAGTTCTTTTAGTAGGTAAGCGTAAGTCTTTATTAGACTACTTAAAGAAAAAAGATATTACACGTTACCGTGCAATTATCGCTGAATTAGGATTACGTAAGTAA
- a CDS encoding polyribonucleotide nucleotidyltransferase produces MIPQAITEKVSLSDGREITIETGKLAKQANGSVVVRMGDTMLLATVVANKDANPGVDFLPLTVDYREKFYAGGRIPGNFFRREAKPSDDEVLTMRLVDRVLRPMFPEDFHAEVQVMISLMSYDKNVMPEALAGLAASAAIAITDIPFTLISEARVIRLDGKLMVNPSKEQLDRADIDIMVGASKDSVVMVEGEMSEISEREMLDAIMFAHEEIKKQIEAQERLAEKVGKAFPKREYCHETHDEEIREKVWAYAYDKYYEIAKTPSDKNERGEKFAAVEEEFLAQYAEDEEELARVKPFAHIYFHDVQKEAVRQLILNEGIRLDGRDPKTIRPIWSEIDYLPSTHGSAIFTRGETQALATVTLGSSKDANMVDGVVTNFDEKFFLHYNFPPFSTGEARPLRGTSRREIGHGNLAQRALAQILPDDCPYTVRIVSEVLESNGSSSMATVCAGTLALMDSGLPIKKPVSGIAMGLITDPKSGKFTVLSDILGDEDHLGDMDFKVTGTADGITACQMDIKVQGLSMEIMETALLQAKEGREHILGKILETIDAPRPQLKPNAPKVVVVEIPKEFIGAVIGPGGKVIQEMQKETETVIAITEEETYGRVEINGVIQENIDRVVERIKQIAFVPEIDGVYHAVVKSIKPFGAFVEISKGVEGLVHISEIEHKRLEKVEDALNIGDKIDVKFLGYDDKKKMKLSRKALLPKPERKEAPKKEEKSQDKPEA; encoded by the coding sequence ATGATTCCACAGGCGATCACAGAAAAAGTGTCTCTTTCGGACGGAAGAGAAATTACAATCGAAACAGGGAAGTTAGCTAAACAAGCAAACGGATCTGTGGTTGTACGCATGGGTGACACCATGTTATTAGCTACAGTAGTAGCAAACAAAGATGCAAATCCAGGTGTAGATTTTTTACCTTTAACGGTAGATTATAGAGAAAAATTCTATGCAGGAGGACGTATACCAGGGAACTTCTTTAGAAGAGAAGCAAAACCATCAGACGACGAAGTATTAACAATGCGTTTAGTAGACCGTGTTTTACGTCCGATGTTCCCAGAAGATTTTCACGCAGAGGTTCAGGTAATGATCTCTTTAATGTCTTACGATAAAAATGTAATGCCAGAAGCATTAGCAGGTTTAGCAGCTTCTGCAGCAATTGCAATTACTGATATTCCTTTTACATTAATTTCCGAAGCACGTGTAATCCGTTTAGATGGAAAATTAATGGTTAACCCTTCTAAAGAACAATTAGATAGAGCTGATATCGATATTATGGTAGGAGCTTCTAAAGATTCTGTTGTAATGGTAGAAGGTGAAATGAGTGAAATTTCTGAGCGCGAAATGTTAGATGCGATCATGTTTGCTCATGAAGAAATCAAAAAACAAATTGAAGCACAAGAGCGTTTAGCAGAAAAAGTTGGTAAAGCTTTCCCTAAACGTGAATACTGCCACGAAACTCATGACGAAGAAATTCGTGAAAAAGTTTGGGCATATGCTTACGATAAATATTACGAAATTGCAAAAACACCTTCTGATAAAAACGAAAGAGGTGAAAAATTTGCAGCAGTAGAAGAAGAATTCTTAGCTCAATATGCTGAGGATGAAGAAGAATTAGCACGTGTTAAACCATTTGCTCATATTTACTTCCACGATGTACAAAAAGAAGCCGTACGTCAATTAATTTTAAATGAAGGAATTCGTTTAGACGGTCGTGATCCAAAAACGATTCGTCCAATTTGGTCAGAAATCGATTACTTACCATCTACTCATGGTTCAGCAATTTTCACACGTGGGGAAACTCAAGCATTAGCTACTGTAACTTTAGGTTCTTCTAAAGATGCAAACATGGTTGATGGTGTAGTTACAAACTTCGACGAAAAATTCTTTTTACATTATAATTTCCCTCCATTCTCAACTGGTGAAGCTCGTCCATTAAGAGGAACTTCTCGTCGTGAAATTGGACACGGAAACTTAGCTCAAAGAGCATTAGCACAAATTTTACCAGACGATTGTCCTTACACAGTACGTATTGTTTCTGAAGTTTTAGAATCTAACGGTTCTTCTTCTATGGCAACAGTTTGTGCAGGTACATTAGCGTTAATGGATTCAGGTTTACCAATCAAAAAACCAGTTTCTGGTATTGCGATGGGATTAATTACAGATCCTAAATCTGGTAAATTCACTGTATTATCTGATATCTTAGGGGATGAAGATCACTTAGGAGACATGGACTTCAAAGTTACAGGTACAGCTGATGGAATCACTGCTTGTCAGATGGACATCAAAGTACAAGGATTATCTATGGAGATTATGGAAACTGCCTTATTACAAGCGAAAGAAGGTCGTGAGCATATCTTAGGAAAAATCTTAGAAACGATTGATGCACCTCGTCCACAATTAAAACCAAATGCACCTAAAGTTGTTGTAGTTGAAATTCCTAAAGAATTCATCGGAGCAGTTATCGGTCCTGGAGGAAAAGTGATTCAAGAAATGCAAAAAGAAACTGAAACAGTTATTGCAATTACTGAAGAAGAAACTTACGGACGTGTAGAAATCAATGGTGTAATCCAAGAAAACATCGATAGAGTAGTAGAGCGTATCAAGCAAATTGCTTTCGTTCCAGAAATTGATGGTGTTTATCACGCTGTTGTAAAATCAATTAAACCATTCGGAGCTTTCGTAGAAATCTCTAAAGGAGTTGAAGGATTAGTACACATCTCTGAAATTGAGCACAAACGTTTAGAGAAAGTTGAAGATGCATTAAACATCGGAGATAAAATTGACGTTAAATTCTTAGGGTACGATGATAAAAAGAAAATGAAATTATCTCGTAAGGCTTTATTACCTAAACCTGAAAGAAAAGAAGCTCCTAAAAAAGAGGAGAAATCTCAAGATAAACCAGAAGCTTAA
- a CDS encoding restriction endonuclease, with protein MNIELPKFHETFNPILDILSDKEIIHTREMQKRVIEKYYSHFPIEVLEEKTKSGEILINNRIAWGKSYLKKGGYIHYPTRGHVQITEKGINQKSILNLKELENESSMFDFYQTENEKNSTIQISNPIYNASPQDLIDEGFDQIEKEVKNELLERLKNIDPYYFEKVVLKLLKKMGYGEFKETPKSGDGGIDGIINEDKLGLDKIYIQAKRFNENKVREKDIRNFIGAMSGDTNKGVFVTTSLFDIGAIEKAKNAHHKIILIDGNKLVDLMHEYNVGVQIKQVYEVKHLDEDFFIEQ; from the coding sequence ATGAATATCGAATTACCTAAATTTCACGAAACTTTTAATCCTATTTTAGATATATTATCTGATAAAGAAATAATTCATACAAGAGAAATGCAAAAAAGAGTAATTGAAAAATATTATTCTCATTTTCCAATAGAAGTATTAGAAGAAAAAACAAAGTCTGGTGAAATATTAATAAATAATAGAATTGCTTGGGGTAAATCATATTTAAAAAAAGGAGGTTATATTCATTATCCAACAAGAGGACACGTCCAAATCACTGAAAAGGGCATCAACCAAAAATCAATTTTAAACTTAAAAGAATTAGAAAATGAAAGTTCAATGTTTGATTTTTATCAAACTGAAAATGAAAAGAATAGTACAATTCAAATTTCAAATCCAATCTATAATGCTTCACCACAAGATTTAATTGATGAAGGATTTGACCAAATTGAAAAAGAGGTTAAAAATGAATTATTAGAAAGATTGAAAAACATTGATCCTTATTATTTTGAAAAAGTAGTTTTGAAGCTTTTAAAGAAAATGGGTTATGGAGAATTTAAGGAAACTCCTAAATCTGGAGATGGAGGGATAGATGGTATTATAAATGAAGATAAACTAGGATTAGATAAAATCTATATTCAGGCGAAACGATTTAACGAGAATAAAGTTAGGGAAAAAGATATTCGAAATTTTATTGGAGCGATGAGTGGCGATACGAACAAAGGTGTTTTTGTTACAACATCATTATTTGATATTGGAGCAATCGAAAAAGCTAAAAATGCGCATCATAAAATTATTTTAATTGATGGAAATAAATTGGTTGATTTAATGCACGAGTATAATGTTGGTGTTCAAATCAAACAAGTTTATGAGGTAAAACATCTTGATGAAGATTTTTTTATAGAACAATAA
- a CDS encoding alkaline phosphatase, protein MDRRKFFKKGTLLAAGGALFGNPISGLATTMDYDISVKGKRAKNIIFMVSDGMSSGTLALSDHFQNRILGHRSVWMSAYMDNKVTRGLMETSSASAIVTDSSAGSSAFGGGVRVANGSLNVGANGEQYLPIWQKMKRKGKKIGVVTTVTATHATPAGFNVNNNSRYSEPQIAIDYLNLGVDVVMGGGDEFFNEDKREDKRDLYEDYEDKGYAVVKTLNELKQTGKNKPILGIFNEGALPYQLDRKNTPELEKTIPSLADMTKKAIEHLNTSKNGFALQIESGKVDWAAHANDLGGLLFEQIQFDEALKVALEFAEKDGETLVIFTTDHGNANPGLIYGKTADKDFETVAKYKYTNEWILNQIDNSYSPNKVRELVDEYLGFEITSSEAHHILGYYSNIEKEEQGLYNYKHLPYEGFANMQKKHSSVGWISMDHSSDHVEVAAFGPGKELLKPFVKNTDLHYLMLQAAQIENKF, encoded by the coding sequence AACGAGCTAAAAATATCATTTTTATGGTTTCGGACGGAATGAGTTCTGGAACGTTAGCTTTATCTGATCACTTTCAGAATAGAATTTTAGGGCATCGTTCGGTTTGGATGAGCGCTTATATGGATAATAAAGTTACAAGAGGTTTAATGGAAACTTCTTCTGCTTCTGCTATTGTCACAGATAGTTCGGCCGGAAGTTCAGCTTTTGGAGGAGGTGTTCGTGTTGCCAATGGTTCGTTAAACGTTGGTGCCAATGGTGAGCAATATCTACCGATTTGGCAAAAAATGAAACGTAAAGGGAAAAAAATTGGTGTGGTAACTACGGTAACTGCTACGCATGCAACGCCTGCTGGTTTCAATGTGAATAATAATTCTCGTTACTCAGAGCCACAAATTGCTATCGACTATCTTAACCTTGGTGTAGATGTCGTAATGGGTGGTGGTGATGAATTTTTTAATGAAGATAAACGTGAAGATAAACGCGATTTATACGAAGATTACGAAGACAAAGGTTATGCTGTTGTAAAGACTTTGAACGAGTTAAAACAAACGGGAAAAAACAAACCTATTTTGGGAATTTTTAATGAAGGTGCACTTCCATATCAATTGGATCGTAAAAATACACCTGAGTTAGAAAAAACAATTCCGTCTTTGGCTGATATGACTAAAAAAGCTATTGAACATTTAAATACTTCTAAAAATGGTTTTGCATTACAAATTGAGTCTGGTAAAGTGGATTGGGCTGCACACGCAAATGATTTAGGTGGTTTATTATTTGAACAAATTCAGTTTGATGAAGCTTTAAAAGTCGCTTTAGAATTTGCTGAAAAAGACGGTGAAACTTTAGTTATTTTTACTACCGATCATGGAAATGCAAATCCAGGATTAATTTATGGAAAAACTGCTGATAAAGATTTTGAAACCGTAGCAAAATATAAATACACGAATGAGTGGATTTTAAACCAAATTGACAACAGTTATTCTCCAAACAAAGTGAGAGAATTAGTTGATGAATATTTAGGTTTTGAAATTACATCTTCTGAAGCACATCATATTTTAGGATATTATAGCAATATTGAGAAAGAAGAACAAGGTTTATACAATTACAAACACTTACCGTACGAAGGTTTTGCGAATATGCAGAAAAAACATAGTTCTGTGGGTTGGATTTCGATGGATCACTCGAGTGATCATGTAGAAGTTGCTGCTTTTGGTCCTGGTAAAGAGTTGTTAAAACCTTTCGTTAAAAATACAGATTTACATTACTTGATGTTGCAAGCAGCACAAATTGAAAATAAATTTTAA